AGTCGGCCCACGGGAAGTTCGGCTGGGCCTGGGCCAGCGCGTTCACCGTGTCGATCGGCAGCTGCTGGGCGCCGAGCGGGTTGTCGGGGTGGCCGGACATGTCCTGGGGCGGGTTGCCGCAGGCGGCGGCGCCGTACCAGGCCTCGGAGTGCGGGACCTTGATCCAGCCGACCGCGGAGCCGGTGACGGAGTAGGCGCCCTTGGACATCTCCTCGTACATCTTCTTCATCGTGAAGCCGGAGATGTCGATGCCGGGCTTGCCGTCGCGCGGGTCCTTCAGGTCCGGGCGCACGCGCTCGGTGATGCCCTTGTCGGTGTAGAGCATCTTGTTGAAGTGCTCGGTGCTGAAGTCCTTGACCCAGAAGGAGTTGTTGTCCTTGTGCGGCAGCGTCGCCGGGTCGGGGATCTGGTTGTGCAGCGGGCCGTTCAGCAGCGTGCTCGGCGGCTCGACGACGCAGTCGTCCGCCTCGCCCTGCGTGCTGCGCAGCCGGTTGAAGCCGGAGAAGTCGTCGTTGGCCTGCTCGTTGAACTCGACGAGGACGGTCAGCAGCTTGGCCGTGCGGGTCTGCTTGGTGTTCTTGAAGATCCACTCAGCGGGGTTGCGGCCGGTCTTGATGGCCTGGTCCTCGCGGGCGGCGAGGATCCGGCCGGTCACCGGGTTGCCGCTGTTGAACTTCCTGTCGAACTTCTGCGCGGGGGTGAGCGAGCGGGACCTCGCCTCGTTGAGCGTCGGCTGCTCGGGGTCGTCGGGGACCGCCGGAGGAGCGTAGTTGATGTAGTAGTCGGCGGCCGTCGGCTGGTACTCCGCGACGGAGGTCGCGGCGGCCGGCGGCGTGGCCAGGGCGGCGCCAAGCAGGGCGACCGCCGGGAACGTTGCTAACAGGCGCTTAGTACGTGGCACCAGGAACCCTCTCTGCCCGGGGTCGCCGGGCGCATGGCCATAGGGTGTGCAATGCCGGACGCTAAGGGGTACGTCAACCCAACGTAAAGTACGTTGTTGAAACGTGATCAAACTACGACATTTCAGAACATCAACATCACTGCGAGCACCCCGCCCGTAATGGCCCCGCCGTAACACAGAAGTGCCACGACCAGGTCGAACCTGGCAATGCCGAGCAGCTCCTCACTCGTGTGGCGGATGCGGTGCGCGGCGTGGAAGAGGCAGAGCACCACCACCACGACCAGTGCCAGCCGGACCAGCACGTTGCCCAGCAGCCCGCCCAGGTGCCCGGCGGTGGGCCAGTCGAGGACCCCGAGCGGCATGAGCACCCCGAACAGCAGCACGAGCACCGGCAGCACGAGCGCCGCCACCACTCCCCCGCCGCTGAACAGCAGCCACAGGTACGGCTCCAGTGTGCGCCTCAATGGAACCCCCTCAGCACGAAGAACGCGATCACCGCGGAGACCGCCAGCCAGAGCGAGTGGTTGCCGCCCTGGATCATCCAGGCGGGCAGCCGGTAGCCGTCCAGGCGCACGACGGTGGCCTTGGGCGCGAGGTTCAGGAACGTGACCGCGTGGAAGCACGTCGCCGCCAGGGCCAGCACGTTGAGGGCGATCATCCAGGGCTGCGCGGCCAGCGCCGCGAAGCCGGCCAGCCGGCCGCCGAGCACCGCGTCGGCCAGCAGCA
The nucleotide sequence above comes from Nonomuraea gerenzanensis. Encoded proteins:
- the frdD gene encoding fumarate reductase subunit FrdD, which gives rise to MRRTLEPYLWLLFSGGGVVAALVLPVLVLLFGVLMPLGVLDWPTAGHLGGLLGNVLVRLALVVVVVLCLFHAAHRIRHTSEELLGIARFDLVVALLCYGGAITGGVLAVMLMF